In the Flavobacterium acetivorans genome, one interval contains:
- a CDS encoding TolC family protein has protein sequence MCSSLCKIILSLFLFTLVSVNAQVTIQDSISISLEKVWQKAAVNSKEIKMSQLHAESGLEAVKYAKNKQLPEIGFNANYGKLANIPIFNNGILNQADYIPLEDHSIYGATIDAYFDIYNGHKLKMNIQKESVKQELSRYLEKETTESIHYQVAETYLKLQLFLEFEKLVKQNIYQNEARLKLIEKLHTGGVVLKSDLLRAQLQLSKQKTTLTTIRHDAQLAMQELNIFMGEADDQKLKPIDPIGFQQENRILNYTDYIDKAIDKSPLQRIAQQKVELSRLNLAALKADKLPRIGLFGDYSYSYPQIKLYPYENAPYLLGVVGIKLSYSISSLYHDFHKEEEAKILYEEQKMARENVQDNLRKTINIAYKRYVEDQEKIEELELNIKQAKENYRILNQTYFNQLSLITDLLDADTQLLQAQFELISAKTAEQLHYYQLLKNTGDL, from the coding sequence ATGTGTTCTAGTTTGTGTAAAATAATACTGTCTTTATTCTTGTTTACGCTGGTATCAGTCAATGCCCAAGTCACTATTCAGGATAGTATTTCTATTTCTTTGGAAAAAGTTTGGCAAAAAGCCGCAGTTAATAGTAAAGAAATTAAAATGAGTCAGTTGCATGCTGAGTCAGGTTTGGAAGCTGTCAAATATGCCAAAAACAAGCAGCTTCCTGAAATAGGTTTTAATGCAAATTATGGGAAATTAGCCAATATTCCCATATTCAATAATGGAATTTTGAACCAAGCCGATTATATTCCACTAGAGGATCATTCGATTTATGGTGCGACAATTGACGCTTATTTTGATATTTATAATGGACATAAACTCAAAATGAATATTCAAAAAGAGTCCGTAAAGCAAGAGTTGTCAAGATACTTAGAAAAAGAGACTACGGAATCAATTCATTATCAAGTAGCTGAAACCTATTTGAAATTACAACTTTTTTTGGAATTTGAAAAATTAGTAAAGCAGAATATTTATCAGAATGAAGCTCGTTTAAAATTGATTGAGAAATTGCATACAGGAGGTGTAGTGTTGAAAAGTGATTTACTTCGTGCGCAGTTACAATTATCAAAACAAAAAACAACGTTAACCACAATCCGACATGATGCACAGTTAGCCATGCAAGAACTAAATATTTTTATGGGTGAAGCCGATGATCAGAAATTAAAACCTATTGACCCTATTGGTTTTCAACAAGAAAATAGAATACTGAATTACACGGATTATATTGACAAGGCTATCGACAAATCACCCTTGCAAAGAATTGCCCAGCAAAAAGTAGAGCTGAGTAGGTTAAATTTGGCAGCCTTAAAAGCAGATAAACTCCCAAGAATAGGGTTGTTTGGCGATTATAGTTATTCCTATCCACAGATCAAATTATATCCATATGAGAATGCACCTTATTTATTAGGGGTTGTAGGTATAAAACTATCTTATTCTATCTCTTCTCTTTATCATGATTTCCATAAAGAGGAGGAAGCTAAAATTTTGTATGAAGAACAAAAGATGGCTAGGGAAAATGTTCAGGATAATTTGCGTAAAACTATAAATATAGCCTATAAACGCTATGTGGAGGATCAAGAAAAAATAGAAGAACTAGAATTGAACATTAAACAGGCTAAAGAAAATTACCGTATTCTCAATCAAACGTATTTTAATCAATTGTCTTTGATAACGGATTTACTCGATGCAGATACCCAATTATTACAAGCTCAATTTGAACTTATTTCGGCTAAGACCGCTGAACAATTGCATTATTACCAACTTTTAAAAAACACAGGAGATTTATAA
- a CDS encoding AraC family transcriptional regulator yields MPTTKTLHFLEKVNQYPKTTYIFHTKIEERLLMHNHNKHQLTYVEGGAVYLKTKDNSYFLPARHFVWIPAGMEHLIELKTSISMIRNIYIPPSILNNDDFFSKMGIYPAPNLILEMILFTENWSGNIFEKEKTKYLYIKTLGNIIAEMSKNPLPVVLPTTTNERLSPILAYIHLHVNQPLLLKNVARLFGSSSRSLSRLFRTDLDISFLQYVKLTRIIHSMEKLLQTEMSISEIAYESGYNSPATFSNTFYNLVKIRPVDFRKANREIS; encoded by the coding sequence ATGCCAACTACAAAAACGCTTCACTTCTTAGAAAAAGTAAACCAATATCCAAAGACAACTTATATATTTCACACCAAGATTGAAGAGCGGCTTTTAATGCACAATCATAACAAACATCAATTAACTTATGTAGAAGGTGGAGCGGTTTATTTAAAAACAAAAGACAATTCTTATTTCTTACCGGCTAGGCATTTTGTCTGGATTCCAGCAGGAATGGAGCATTTAATCGAGTTAAAAACCTCCATAAGCATGATACGCAATATTTATATTCCGCCATCAATTTTAAATAATGATGATTTCTTTTCGAAAATGGGAATATATCCTGCTCCTAATTTAATTCTTGAAATGATTTTATTTACTGAAAACTGGAGCGGTAATATTTTTGAAAAGGAAAAAACTAAATATCTATATATTAAAACACTCGGTAATATCATTGCTGAAATGAGTAAAAACCCCTTACCTGTTGTGCTTCCTACTACCACCAATGAAAGATTAAGCCCAATTTTGGCCTACATCCATCTCCATGTAAATCAACCGTTGTTGTTAAAAAATGTAGCCCGCCTTTTTGGCTCTAGTAGCCGCAGTCTTTCCCGTTTATTTAGAACTGATTTAGACATATCCTTCCTGCAATATGTAAAACTCACCCGAATCATTCACAGTATGGAAAAACTACTTCAAACAGAGATGTCTATCAGTGAAATCGCTTATGAGTCCGGTTATAACAGTCCGGCCACTTTTAGCAACACCTTTTATAATTTAGTAAAAATAAGACCTGTCGATTTTAGAAAAGCAAATCGGGAAATTTCTTAA